The Culex quinquefasciatus strain JHB chromosome 2, VPISU_Cqui_1.0_pri_paternal, whole genome shotgun sequence genome contains the following window.
atgatttttcatgttttttggacctcaaacttcaaagcccgttttaccccacttccctttgtcgtagagggctcatatttggcatgagttcatctcatgtatagacaaataaacgctgaaagttacatctaaatcggagcaccttgatACGACTTGTTAcaaattggtgaaaaactcgctcttaagctaACGCTCTTCTGCCCATTttttatctaaatattttttatgtttttcctttccgattttttgtgattttcttcttTGTTCTTATTGTtcagtttttattgtttttgaaagtATTAGGACTTATCTACTGTAAatttttgaactgtttttttttacatttttttgtaatagttTTCCTCGCATGAAATCTTTTTTGATTACGGtaattagcaaaaaaaactcCGAGTAAATCTAGAACAAATCTCTGTTGAGGAGTGGACATGGACGCTCCCTGGTACCGGCATTGGTTAAATATgttaattaaaaacaatattgttaaaagttctatttttttctattctcaACAGGAAATGTGCGTTCTTTCAACCATCGTGATCTTGTTTGTAATACTCTGCTGTGTTTATACCAGTAAGAAGAGCTTGTGAAGTGTAGTTAAACAAGTTGAAGAATTTCTCACAGTTTTCCCCCAGGGGGATCATCGTTCTGTAAATCTTTGTGAAGAAAACACGCCTGGTTCAGAATGCAACCCGAAGAGTACGAAAACACCGGCTGGCTGTCATACTTTAGCCGCCATAAGACGACTTACACGGCCGCCGATATTCACAAGATCAGCAATGAGCTGAATAACGTACGGAAGAATCTGACCGCGACTCAATACGCGTACGGCGAACTCAGCAGTGAACTAAAGGCCTTGCGAAGTTTGCACGAGCAACGCCTGAGCGAGGAGTACGAGCGAGCTTCGGCCGCGGTCAACAGCAAATCCGCTGGTGGATCAAAGTCCACCGAGAAACGACTGGCCCAGCAGGCAGATGATATCAAGTACCTCAAGAATGAACTGGCCGGGTGCCGAAATGAGTTGGTCAAGCAGATCAACGCCCTGAAGGTGAACGTCAGTGAGGCATCCAAGAAGAAGCTCAAAACCGGTCAGCTGCCAACGGGTGCATCGCTGAACATCGAGAGCAGGATCATGGCACTGGAGGCACAGCTGGATCAGCTGATGGGGGAGAACCGGGACCGGATCAACGGGCTCGAGGGTCGGTTGAACCAGCTGGAGCAGCAGCACGAGCGTGAGTGTAGCCACGCGTTGAAGAAGCTGGAAGCGTCCACCAGTCGAAAGTTCCAGGAGATGAGCAACATGATTGTGGAGCTGCAGCGGAAGCTGGACTCCAGCGAGACCAAGCTGGACGAGCAGATCCGCAATCAGTCGATGAGCCAGGACGCGATCTACGAAGAGTTGGACCAGCGGATGGACGTGTTTGCGTCCAAGTTGAGGGAACTGCACGCCCGAATCGCGCACATGGGACTGCGGGACGACATTGGTTCGACGTTTGTTTGAAACTCAACGTGACTGTAGATGAACATAAGGTTAGTGGCAAGTATGcataaattataattataaaaaatacctACATAAAACTGCAATTAAAATCTGAAATTGAACATATCTACATCAAACCGTCTTCGTCATCTCCACTTGAAAATTTCGACTCAAGAGCAAAAACCCGGCCATTTCCACAGCTTGAGAGGAAACAAAGAGCGGCGAAAATTTCGACTGCAGCAATCGaatgcgagtttttttttctcggccCGCGTGAACAAAGTAATAATCAAATTGATTGCTGCAATAGTGCAGTGCAATTTGGTGGCGACGGCGTTTCCAACCGATCGGTATTGTGCGTCCCTTGGTCTGTGAGTGCGTAACTCTCAAATTTTCTGCGAGCTGTGGTGTTGCGTTAGTTTAGTTTTGCCGGTTGCGGAAATAGTTGGTTAAACCTTCAAATTGGAGGAACTAAAGATGTGATTTGGAGGAATCGCGTAATTTTGGTACCTCGATTGAGTTTATTAAGATTTAGTTtgataaatctttaaaaaaaactgaaatcgtatatccaaaaaaacttatttactgATTGGTAACGATATTTAGTTTCTAACTATTATGCTGCTATCAAAAATTTGCTAGATATCttgaaaatatcaatgaatctaTGAAAAAAGATTTGCTACAAACTTTTACGTTTTGTACCGATCTGTGgtcacaaaattgaaaattagtaaattgattaaaatgtaTATATTTGATTTAGAATGCATTAACAACCGATGATCAATGTATTCTTTATAATAGTTTACAATTAatcatatatatttttcaaattgaaaatttgtattttagtCAAAAATTTGTTATGCCCCTTTTTTCAGGGaaaattttgaagacaaaaacttGGCTCAATAACAATGTGGCTCAATAACattcaaaatatcattttattttcaacGTAGAATTACGAAAAGAATTAATAGATTCAAACTTGGTTTTGAAGATTCCAAAttagactttttgaaaaaaatctgatttttggtccctggtcctatccgaaatatgATGATCCAAAAAATGAcgttttttgataatttcccAAAGatcacaatgaaaaaaaaaaaataaataacatcgGAACTGCTGAACCAATTTAAGTTCGCtacgtttttagaaaaatacagtcatccctcatattcggaacagtttacatatctgccaatgttcaacaaatcataatgaacataatgatttgctttttccatcatgtgaaagcttttcttgtgatcttccgattgatgtatagacttgctgcacatttttacgttttatattaagtttaaaagaaaaacattgacccttgaaatccacaaattcggaacacttttttcttacgatgtaaacaaacttttttttgtcttcaggagtacacattttttacaaaaaaattgacttcacactctgatatcaataaaactcaagcttagtagtgttttatgaatggtctgataactttttttgcgaaaatatcagttaaattcaagtGTTCCACaactgtgggaggcacaataacatcccacaatgatggaacaggcaatttggaggcagtgttttgctgctctggataaaatagtcttgaaattagttttttttgtactagtactatttttactagtgaaatagcaagagaatgtccaaataaagatcCTGAAAATAGCAGggacgacagaaaagttgcattttgcatctaattgacaaattaccacaaaagtgttccgaatttgtgtgtgttccgaatttgtgggatgactgtaggcttttatgatttttaaccttTCGGAAGTCGCGTTTATCGGCCTCTCTTACAAACGTTCTTACAAACGGTGCTCAAAGTACACTATCGCGATTGCTGAAAGGTTAAGAATGTTTACGTAATCGTAAACCAAAAATGGTGAATACCCTAAATGGGTATTGgctcatttttgaagaaaattggtcatcactctaaaatgctcagtatttaattcattttatcgaatttctgcaccaaaattaatcagcatatgccggttgttgccttcttgaagctgCTGAAGGAATGTTTGATCTAAATAAATtgtgtttaaaaatttatataattttgtggtacaatcatcgTTACCAGGAAGTATCAGcgtgtgtagggcactattctaaacaacttgtagaaggaattgggtcaaaatattgatagtgacgcaatgatggaagtctgtacgtcaggggtgctcaaagtttttggaggccgggccaaatttgaagctcaaatgatgTGCTCAAAAAaggttataaaaaaataaattacgttattttaatttgaaagatttattttttgttattgagcagttctctacggaatcggtcttttttctttaattttgatttttgtattttttaatccggctgaaacttttttggtgccttcggtatgcccaaagaagccattttgcatcattagtttgtccatacaattttccatacaaatttggcagctgtccatacaaaaatgatatgtgaaaattcaaaattctgtttcttttgatagaattttctgatcgatttggtgtcttcggcaaagttgtaggtatggatatggactacactgaaaaaaaaatgatacacgttaaaaaaaatgttggtgatttttaatttcagtttttgtcactaaaacttgatttgcaaaaaaaccctatttttaatattttcaagactaacatttcaaacgggccaaacattcaatattacgcccatttgaaatgttagtctagcttttaaatttttgaaagtatttttttcgaaaagatcgggaaatttcacgaatgtttcatgttttaacattgtaaatcagacctatagttgctgagatatcgacattagaaaatggtgggttgtttgagtgagacttagaaaacatcaatattccggttttttaacctttgcatggcaatatctcagcaactatgggtcgtatcaacaaagtccgaataagcaaaatatagagaattttctcagcttttcaaaaatattgtttcaaaggtgggcaaacaggggcaccaattttaaaaaatgaaaaactgcgactattttcaaaaaagttacctaaaaatggctataacttgaaaacggtgcactttatcaaaaaatcactaaagtactttttgattgcaaattccattttgcatcgaaaaatgaagttgaaatttttgcgaccaatatttggtattgtattgattcaaaaaatcataactcggtcaaagattttttgcgcattctggaaatttctgaaaagttggcattttatgtcctctaaaacatatcaaaaaataaaaaaaaataaaaaaaatgttttttttgcaaatcaagttttagtgacaaaaaattaaataaaaaatcgccaaatttttttcaaccatgtatcatttttttcagtgtagtccatatccatacctacaactttgccgaagacaccaaatcgatcaaaaaatcccttcaaaagatacagatttttgagttttcatacatcgtttttgtatggacagctgccaaatttgtatggaaaattatatggacaaactaatgatgcaaaatgacttctttgggcataccgaaggcaccaaaaaagtttcagtcggattaaaaaatacaaaaaaaaaaaatcgaatgaccgaaatctcagagaattgctctatttaaaaaattgtcaattcaaaataatagaaaatacaaaatatcggttttctatcggtattgttgattttattgtttcaggtatttgaaaaagaaagtttttagctgaatgtacttgcgttttcaaaaaaaaagttttgtttttatatttcgaaaatggtgacataacatgttgaacaatttatctaaaggcgtaattttatctataAGTTTAGTGTGGCTTATgcaaaatcgttgagagccagaatttcaacatttcaatgttaaaaaagctttgaaaaatatttgcaacaaacttgatcctcAGATTTCCAcaatttgtctgcctgaatcagttggtagtcaaACAGATACgatatctaactgtaatgagttcaaatcccgaaggaagtgcaatgtatGTTTCaaggtcagttcataaaagggttattatgacttgcaaattaaaaagaaatttatattttggcaaatattacaaaattttacctaagtcaaacttgaacttttttttaatatttctaaaaatgtttgatgaaagttttgactatatttactagtttcactcacattgaaaccggtgaaattgttttaattattaaatattatgaacaatttttttgtatctCAAAGCGGTGaccaaaatattaataaatcataagctttttttattaacaaaaaaaaagattaccaaataaaaatttaaaataaaccttaactttgaaaaagtaaaaaaataactttacaagtgatcaacgggccattttacatgatcatcaAAATGggcccgcgggccacaaaatatcacctcacTGGctacgtttggcccgcgggccattcTTTGGTCACCCCCGCTGAgacgtgattttttgaaaaaatgggaTCAATTAAACATAAAGCACCATGCGGTTTCATCGAATGAGTTCCTAGTATTTTttgctggagacgcatggtgctttaTGTTAAATTAATGTACCgaattccgattttttcaaaatatcaagtcTCAGAATagtttagggagcgttcttttattacgtaacgcaaaaaatcggatttatagaccccctcccccctcgtaataaaatttccatacaaattttaaaaattttgtatggagcgtaacacggcctcagATCCCCTCCCCCTCCACTTCCCCCTCATcggcgttacgtaataaaagattgttcccttaaattgaaaaatagccTTCATGCACCGGttttcgacctacttacgaaaaaccactCTAGCATATATGTTTCAGAGGAAtatacaactttttttgctaCTTGGGACGGTAATTTTGTGGTTCATATTTGTACTATTTAACAGTGAATATTTGAATAactgaaaaaaacaattccaatttaaaaataatatatgaaTATACTGCATGCATGTTATTTCTTGAAAGAAAACATAATGGAAGACAACGAAGATCAGATCACAGTAGACTACGAATAGGGGAGTCGGAGGTGTAATGGGACGACagtccaaaaaaaagttcattctaTTGCAAACACTCAACTAAAGTAGTTCGGTCTCTGGCTAATCTcgcaaaaaacaaacattttcataataagTACTAAAATTGATGGAATCAACTTAGTTTCCCCTCAACGACAAACCCCACTTAGCACCTAAATTATTACCCAACACTAAACGGGTTCAGGTCTAACACCCAAAGGGATCATCAATCACCGCGCGCAGCTCTAGTTTACACCCGCAGAAGtattgttggaattttgaaaacaaaatagcGTCCCCGTTTGCCATGTAATCCTAAAAATTGCGACCAACGAAACGCTGTTTGTCACTCGAACTCAAAAGTATCCAAGCGGTACACAATTCAACACCCCAAATGTGACGAACGGGCCAACATTTTTGACGAGAGTATATCACTAAAAATACGTCTCGCCGTCACGTTTTGTAAACCACACCCACTTAGGAAGGAAAAGCCGCAATAAAACATACAATTTGTTTCCCATCAGACTTATGTCATTGCCCTGGGTGGGCCATTCGTAAACTATGTGGTCacgcttgtaaaaaaaaacagtgtattTAAAAAAGACATATGCTGGATGGCAaaatcaacgaatataaacggaCTTAATACAATTGGAAAAAGAAATTAAAGTTTGTGGTAAACCAAAAAACATAATTCATCCAAAGTTTGAAgattaaaagaaaacaaaatggcATTGTTTGACAAAGTGATAACGAAAAGAAAATAACATGTGCCTAGACAACCTGATACGCGTCTCCAAATTACTAAAGACCAATTGTATAGAAAACGTTCTTCAACGAGATTACTACGGAATTGGATTAACAGAATAAcgctttttgcatgaattttgtAAAAGCATTAATTTTTCAGCAACCCAATAATTCAACTTGAAATCAATTAGAGTCCCATCAACAAATTCACTCCAAATAAATCTGCTTTTAATCCAAATTGGACAGAGCGTGGACCAAACacaacatacacacacacacacctaggCGTCGTCATCGGCTCGGGTGGTTTTGGAATGGAGCAAAAACAGCACAGCAAAGtgccaaaaatcaacaaatagaACTCATTTGGCCTAAAAACGCGCACGCTGGCCACGACGGACGACGACTATAAATAAAACTCTATTTTCACGAATAAACAGCCAGTCTGGCCAGAACGGCgtggaaaaaaaagaagagtcgagtcgagtcgagaGTAATCTATCTCTCCTTGGCAGGAGCGCCAAAAGAAAATATGCGTCTTAAGTAGCTTTCCATTACGGCAACTTTTATTTTGCCTCCTCGCTCAACTCAACTGGCCAACACCCGAAAACCATGCCTGATTGATGGCAATAGGGACGCGACTTAATCAGTCTTGTATTTATGGGAGATAAACGGCGCGCATGTGGGCCAGTTCATTCGGAGGTGGaaattttataacatttgaGTGTAATCCACTTGAGTCTAGACTTCTGAACACTTCAGGGTTGAATGTGTCTAAATGGGGTCTAGAAAAATAACttaagtaacaaaaaaaaatttttcataaGAAATGTGTAATAGTATAAAGTTGTTgcagttgttgttgattttattaggggaacTTTAATCATATGTGTCATTCGATCCCGTTATAGTATAATGATAGTATTTCACGTTTGCATTCGATCTAAGGTCTCTGTATATATTGAAGATTGGCAGTTATCATAAGTACCAACACAAAAGTAGCAACACAAATTAACTTGGAATGTTTCTTTTACATTCCACAGATTGCCATTCTCCAGATTGACCTATTCcccaaaacttatttttgctatttattttaaaaagtgaatGGGTTATTTTGGGGAATGGCCCTTAGAATATTTTGACtccatattaaaaaaagaaattattaaaacagcatcacacggaaaaaaagagttcccaaaatcgtgaacaagcgttcatgaaaatgggtatcacgaacaaagtgttcaaatgccatgttacgtttttcaaaatcttaccatgaacgcttgttcacgattttgggaactcttctCCGTGCATATACATTTTCAATCATTGTAAttgatttcaaacaatattttaccAACGAAATTAGttgaacaatttgtttttttcatactTTTGCCTCCATCACTGAAGCAGAGAAAAAATTTGCttagaaaatgaactttttgtaaaaatgtcaTAGACCCACTTTTATGAATACATTTCGtctcagaaatgaaaaattagCAAATAATGgcagattttagcgtgacgtaccttatggatgaagcctaacgAGAATGTCCTCTAGTagacaatttttgtattttttgatccggctgaaacttttttggtgccttcggtatgcccaaagaagccattttgcatcattaattttccatacaaatttggcagctgtccatacaaaaatgatatgtgaaaattcaaaaatctgtatcttttgaaggaattttttgatcgatttggtggcttcggcaaagttgtaggtatggatatggactacactgaaaaaaaaatgatggacggtaaaaaaattttggtgattttgccttcctcactgaggtaaggctataatcctgctctaaaaatgaactttgcataaaaacgtcgtagacccaccttcatgtatacatatcgaatcagaatcgaaaactgaacaaatgtctgtgtgtatgtgtgtgtgtatgtgtgtgtatgtgcgtgtgtatgtatgtatgtgaccaacaaactagctcatgtttctcggcactggctgaaccgatttgacccgaacctgttgcattcgacttggtttagggtcccatagatcgagttttatacagattgaagtttcgataagtagtacaaaagttatgtataaaaatgtgttttcacatatatccggatctctcttaaatgtatgtaaactatgtccggatccaccatccaacacatcgttggttaggtaatcaaaaaacctttccaacgagtccaaaacattgaagatctggcaaccctgtctcgagatatcccgacttaagtgatattgatgtactttttggaagccggatctcacataaatgtatgcaaactatgtctggatccaccatccgacccatcgttgattaggttatcaaaagacctttccaacgagcctaaaacattgaagatctggcaaccctgtctcgagatatgcccacttaagtgatattgatgtactttttggaagccggatctcacttaaatgtatgtaaactatgtccggatccaccatccgacccatcgttggttagattatcaaaagacctttccaacgagtccaaaacattgaagatctggcaaccttgtctcgagatatgtccacttaagtgatttttatgtactttttgaagccggatctcacttaaatgtatgtaaactacgtccggatccaccatccaacccatcgttggttaggttatcaaaggaCCTTTttcatgagtccaaaacattgaagatctggcaaccctgtctcgagatatggcctcttgagtgatattgatgtactttttggatgccggatctcactcaaatgtatgtaaactatgtccggatccaccatccaacacatcgttggttaggttatcaaaggaCCTTTttcatgagtccaaaacattgaagatctggcaaccctgtctcgagatatatccacttaagtgatattgatgtactctttgga
Protein-coding sequences here:
- the LOC6031821 gene encoding myosin-1; the protein is MQPEEYENTGWLSYFSRHKTTYTAADIHKISNELNNVRKNLTATQYAYGELSSELKALRSLHEQRLSEEYERASAAVNSKSAGGSKSTEKRLAQQADDIKYLKNELAGCRNELVKQINALKVNVSEASKKKLKTGQLPTGASLNIESRIMALEAQLDQLMGENRDRINGLEGRLNQLEQQHERECSHALKKLEASTSRKFQEMSNMIVELQRKLDSSETKLDEQIRNQSMSQDAIYEELDQRMDVFASKLRELHARIAHMGLRDDIGSTFV